The following proteins are encoded in a genomic region of Drosophila willistoni isolate 14030-0811.24 chromosome 3R, UCI_dwil_1.1, whole genome shotgun sequence:
- the LOC6650189 gene encoding JNK1/MAPK8-associated membrane protein, with product MTTTIPSRCPGAYCGRSLLENGSWSNCGVCSRGYRVDENYACTPCRDELSTYSWLYLGFMTMLPLMMHCVFIDMDAKDRKFSRKQLILTASAFIEVAVSAILSALFMEPLWELRLYACDVRKLTDWYTLFYNPQPNYEARVYCTQEAVYPLQTVVLVFYFLCLVNMFLIRPLICSLMDVKGKNKAPIYSALYFLPLLTLVHALGGGLIYYSFPYLSVAISMVANAIHYSLKIDQTLKALVCSSVWELKNVVIISVHWLLLAYGIASLNYHYAFLCLVPFPTLFYILTVRFTDPGEFREIESRI from the exons ATGACAACAACTATCCCAAGTCGTTGTCCTGGCGCCTACTGTGGACGGTCTTTGCTGGAGAATGGAAGTTGGAGTAACTGCGGTGTGTGCTCACGTGGATATCGG GTTGATGAGAACTATGCTTGTACACCATGTCGTGATGAATTGAGCACATATTCCTGGCTGTACCTTGGATTTATGACAATGTTGCCACTAATGATGCACTGCGTCTTTATTGACATGGACGCCAAAGATCGCAA ATTTTCTCGGAAGCAATTAATCCTTACCGCCAGCGCATTTATCGAGGTGGCTGTGTCGGCTATTTTATCCGCACTCTTCATGGAGCCCCTATGGGAGTTGCGGCTTTATGCGTGCGACGTTCGAAAACTAACCGATTGGTACACTCTGTTCTATAATCCTCAGCCCAACTATGAGGCCCGAGTGTATTGCACGCAGGAAGCAGTATATCCCTT GCAAACTGTAGTCTTggtattttattttctgtgTCTGGTTAATATGTTTCTTATACGTCCTCTAATCTGTTCCCTGATGGATGTGAAAGGAAAAAACAAGGCACCCATCTACTCAGCTCTTTACTTTCTACCGCTTCTTACCCTTGTTCACGCCTTGGGCGGTGGACTTATAT ATTATTCGTTTCCCTATCTCAGTGTGGCCATATCGATGGTCGCCAACGCCATTCACTATTCACTGAAAATAGATCAAACACTAAAGGCTCTTGTCTGCTCTTCAGTTTGGGAGCTGAAGAATGTCGTCATCATTT cGGTGCACTGGCTATTACTTGCCTATGGCATTGCCTCACTTAACTATCATTATGCCTTTTTGTGCCTTGTGCCGTTTCCCACATTATTCTATATATTAACTGTGCGCTTCACGGATCCTGGCGAATTTCGTGAGATAGAATCGCGTATTTGA
- the LOC6650190 gene encoding E3 ubiquitin-protein ligase HRD1 codes for MQLLISSVCMALTSAVIGNAYFQKQQFYPAVVYITKSNASMAVIYIQFFVIVFMLGKLLRKIFLGTLRAAEFEHLLERFWYALTETCLAFTVFRDDFNPRFVALFTVLLFLKSFHWLAEERVDFMERSPVLGWLFHIRVGSLLTMLGILDYVMLMHAYNSTLVRGPTVQLVFGFEYAILLTVIASTAIKYVLHAAEMRTDTPWENKAVFLLYTELVIGLIKVVLYVLFVLIMAKIYALPMFVFRPMFFTIRNFRKALNDVIMSRRAIRNMNTLYPDATPEELRQSDNICIICREDMVNHSKKLPCGHIFHTTCLRSWFQRQQTCPTCRLNILRTPAINSTAMPRPADDPAAAVAANQAPVGAAAAAPAAVPADDGQANGPLAVANIPAPSFADLFGDANGLPNLNAFQPIPPPPMPMLSAFMMPPQFQYFTPPVPPPPVPLDLSKFTDEELRALEGQQRQHIEQRLKLLANITLMMDSVGMLMNQYQNMTARLQLTPVPTVATTGVSSASTDSEGATASPSPAAPVQAPVYDKPSTSTAAAAAYTAHQINAAPTVITTANAGQGEKVTIEDLGAEEDDVPSTATGAVSLLNTSDADNGDEESSELNVLRKRRLKFLDERNKPQADSTTTSTYPD; via the exons ATGCAGTTGCTAATCTCAAGCGTCTGCATGGCCCTAACCAGCGCTGTGATTGGCAATGCATATTTCCAAAAGCAGCAATTCTATCCGGCGGTGGTCTACATCACCAAATCGAATGCATCTATGGCA GTCATCTATATACAGTTCTTTGTGATTGTCTTTATGCTTGGAAAGCTTTTGCGCAAG ATATTCCTAGGTACTTTGCGTGCCGCCGAATTCGAACACCTGCTTGAACGTTTCTGGTATGCCTTAACGGAGACGTGTCTAGCATTCACTGTATTTCGCGATGACTTCAATCCTCGATTTGTGGCTCTGTTTACAGTGCTGCTATTTCTCAAATCATTCCATTGGCTCGCCGAAGAGCGAGTGGACTTT ATGGAACGTTCTCCTGTCCTAGGCTGGCTGTTCCACATACGCGTCGGAAGCCTCCTGACCATGCTGGGCATTCTCGACTATGTTATGCTCATGCATGCCTATAACTCTACACTTGTACGCGGACCCACAGTGCAGTTAGTGTTTGGGTTTGAATATGCCATCCTGTTGACAGTCATCGCCAGCACTGCAATTAAATATGTCCTGCATGCTGCCGAGATGCGCACGGATACGCCCTGGGAAAATAAAGCCGTATTCCTGCTCTACACCGAGTTGGTTATTGGCCTCATTAAGGTTGTGCTCTATGTATTGTTTGTGCTCATAATGGCGAAAATCTATGCCTTACCTATGTTCGTATTCCGACCAATGTTCTTCACGATACGCAATTTCCGCAAGGCCCTGAACGATGTAATCATGTCCAGACGCGCCATACGCAATATGAACACATTATATCCGGATGCCACGCCCGAGGAGCTTCGCCAGTCGGACAACATTTGCATCATTTGTCGCGAGGATATGGTCAACCATTCGAAAAAATTACCATGTGGACATATATTTCATACGACTTGCCTACGCTCGTGGTTCCAGCGCCAGCAGACTTGTCCTACATGTCGTCTCAATATTTTACGAACTCCGGCTATCAATTCAACTGCTATGCCCCGACCAGCGGACgatcctgctgctgctgtagcaGCCAATCAGGCACCCGTGGGTGCTGCAGCCGCAGCCCCAGCAGCTGTGCCAGCGGATGACGGTCAAGCCAATGGACCATTAGCAGTAGCCAATATTCCTGCACCAAGTTTTGCTGATCTTTTTGGCGATGCCA ACGGCTTGCCTAATTTGAATGCGTTTCAACCAATACCTCCACCGCCCATGCCTATGCTATCAGCGTTCATGATGCCTCCACAGTTTCAATATTTCACACCGCCTGTGCCCCCACCACCAGTGCCACTAGACCTGAGCAAATTCACCGATGAGGAATTGCGCGCTTTGGAAGGGCAACAAAGGCAGCATATTGAGCAACGACTTAAA CTGCTGGCCAATATAACTCTCATGATGGACTCTGTAGGCATGTTAATGAATCAGTATCAAAATATGACGGCTCGCCTGCAGCTAACACCAGTGCCAACAGTTGCTACTACGGGAGTTTCGTCAGCATCCACAGATTCGGAAGGTGCCACAGCCAGCCCTTCACCAGCGGCACCAGTGCAAGCACCAGTCTACGATAAACCCAGCACATCGACGGCTGCGGCAGCTGCGTATACGGCTCATCAAATTAACGCAGCTCCGACTGTGATCACCACAGCAAATGCCGGCCAAGGGGAAAAAGTTACTATTGAGGATTTGGGCGCCGAGGAGGATGACGTCCCATCGACAGCCACAGGGGCAGTCAGCCTCCTAAACACTTCGGATGCAGATAATGGCGATGAGGAATCGTCGGAGCTGAATGTGTTGCGAAAGCGACGTTTGAAATTCTTAGATGAGCGCAACAAGCCACAAGCAGATTCAACAACCACGTCGACATACCCAGATTAG
- the LOC6650192 gene encoding ETV5-related protein Ets96B: protein MDTAKLTDYSEAKTHLEQLQQTLTHLDHTHGHPHSHSHPHTHPHPHHHHHHHHLGLYHGAANTSTITTDSVVSCVSSTLPSVGKAIASSSSGTSTCLNLEDRRKCHSHSNDLDVSHTLMEAICIGQKSPPCCLALAGNSSPPVPIATAALMNVAAASTASSVSNGVSASAAALCNDITRESSWYAHHHHHHHHHHQQLADELVMYATPTPTAAAAAAIGKFGLDTSTEGYLNARYNVNVKGVRHERTSATFFDIPAVTHPHPHPHQHPGHPHPPHPYCYRFPSSPPAGILKKSDEEPTAAAAYCNESSATGSGQDQQQFQHNTKIEHADSTTTAQQQQQQQQQQQQQHQQQQHQQQQQQQQQQQQDLLQQQQVSSLHSHHQHSHDQSTHPHLTPLHAASAFKFSHTAVISSSAVYAGQPPHYSSHQQQQQQQHHHHQQQQQQTTSQSSHPAIYRDLSPSTVAASADSDLKYDTGPYNATISSTYPSALRPSVVDSTTSSDTELRLDHFYASNGISTSSNGQTISQRRGSLQLWQFLVALLDEPTTSASCIAWTGRGMEFKLIEPEEVARRWGLQKNRPAMNYDKLSRSLRYYYEKGIMQKVNGERYVYRFVCDPDALFNMAYGHLTTTSAKGGDQHHLTLSLAKSPPVSAATETHRVPKATAVDYYDGGLHKYQ, encoded by the exons ATGGATACGGCTAAATTG ACCGACTACAGTGAGGCGAAGACACATCTGGAGCAACTGCAGCAGACTCTTACCCACTTGGACCACACCCATGGACATCctcattcccattcccatccGCATACACATCCGCATCCTcaccatcatcaccatcaccatcatctTGGATTGTATCATGGGGCGGCAAATACATCCACCATAACCACAGATTCGGTGGTTTCCTGTGTTAGCTCAACATTGCCATCTGTGGGAAAGGCCATTGCCTCATCCTCATCCGGTACATCAACTTGCCTTAACCTGGAGGATCGTCGGAAATGTCACAGTCATAGCAATGACCTCGATGTGAGCCACACACTGATGGAGGCCATTTGTATTGGCCAGAAGTCGCCACCTTGTTGCTTGGCATTGGCCGGCAATTCCTCACCGCCGGTTCCGATTGCCACGGCAGCTCTTATGAATGTCGCCGCCGCATCTACCGCATCTTCCGTATCGAATGGAGTTAGTGCTTCCGCCGCCGCTTTGTGCAATG ATATAACAAGGGAATCGTCCTGGTAtgcccatcatcatcatcatcaccatcatcatcatcagcaattGGCCGATGAATTGGTCATGTATGCAACGCCCACACcgacggcagcagcagcggcggcaatTGGCAAATTTGGCCTGGACACATCCACGGAGGGTTACTTGAACGCAAGGTACAATG TAAATGTCAAAGGCGTGCGCCATGAAAGAACATCAGCAACATTTTTCGATATACCCGCTGTGACGCATCCGCACCCGCATCCGCATCAGCATCCAGGACATCCACATCCACCGCATCCATATTGCTATAG GTTTCCATCATCGCCACCCGCGGGCATTTTAAAAAAGAGCGACGAAG AGCCAACAG ccgcTGCCGCTTATTGCAATGAATCGTCGGCAACGGGTTCTGGCCAGGATCAGCAGCAGTTTCAACACAATACCAAAATCGAACATGCCgattcaacaacaacagcacagcagcagcaacaacaacaacagcagcaacaacagcaacatcagcaacagcaacatcaacaacaacaacagcagcagcagcagcaacaacaagatctgcttcagcagcagcaagttTCATCACTTCATTCCCATCATCAGCACAGTCATGATCAATCGACTCATCCGCATTTGACTCCTTTGCACGCTGCCTCCGCCTTTAAATTTAGCCACACGGCTGTCATATCCAGTTCGGCTGTCTATGCCGGGCAACCGCCACATTACTCCTcacaccagcagcaacagcagcagcaacatcatcatcatcagcagcagcagcagcaaaccaCATCCCAATCTAGTCATCCCGCCATCTATCGTGATCTCTCTCCTAGTACGGTGGCAGCGTCAGCCGATTCGGATCTTAAATACGACACTGGACCCTATAATGCCACCATTTCATCCACTTATCCATCCGCTCTGCGTCCCAGTGTGGTCGATTCGACTACCTCTAGTGATACAGAACTGCGTCTGGATCATTTCTATGCCAGCAATGGCATCTCCACCAGCAGTAATGGTCAGACAATAAGCCAACGTCGTGGTTCACTGCAACTTTGGCAGTTTCTGGTAGCCCTTCTAGATGAACCCACGACCAG TGCCAGTTGCATAGCCTGGACAGGACGCGGCATGGAATTCAAGTTAATCGAACCAGAAGAAGTGGCTCGACGATGGGGTCTCCAAAAGAATCGGCCAGCGATGAATTATGACAAATTATCTCGAAGTTTGCGTTATTACTACGAGAAGGGCATCATGCAAAAAGTCAATGGAGAGCGTTATGTCTATCGCTTTGTCTGCGATCCCGATGCCCTCTTCAATATGGCCTATGGCCATCTGACAACCACCTCAGCCAAAGGAGGAGATCAACATCATTTGACACTGTCGTTGGCCAAGTCGCCACCAGTTTCTGCTGCCACAGAGACGCATCGCGTGCCAAAAGCTACCGCGGTTGATTATTATGATGGAGGCTTACATAAGTATCAGTAG
- the LOC6650191 gene encoding uncharacterized protein LOC6650191 produces the protein MPGYISLGLVLICSLAVTSQPYQLPHRCSNRLENALEHMRRRSSSARARSMWEQPRQSPYQLYNSFYGQNSEPEDDFYSVGSSYYPGRGYYGKNLQRSGRPYPFTNTDGALELEDLLSSPRKPHKLSSISRVDVEDLKVRVPPAKSASRWVEIDKCKFSTENSTLDTRLIFPDLTLSGKVVMQPMGGRCHMILRLRHAGIEFRTVPLGFESGSGSSSPSYEQSRRLGAASVRTDSHFAEPGFISVFAHGCQGPSGIRLRQNSKRRFGTSPQVELGEPNVILGTAGTQTQRWGKYKPDYDIRLGQEHTTQRDESLVVDSDSHSQDSSEFFDTNGDNFYRRQFSRRKRRRRRYAPAPPRNDELRFSEDVLYFEDEQLQQLVEPDARAFADIFSGGGAAAGGAINTSGDREELVGDAMSNELEKLFSMGVRGLLTTYMQRALQPAIKETLMENMGYTLSYG, from the exons ATGCCAGGATATATAAGCTTGGGTTTGGTGCTAATCTGCTCTCTGG CGGTCACCTCTCAACCTTATCAGTTGCCACATCGATGTTCTAATCGTTTGGAGAATGCTTTGGAACATATGCGACGGCGCAGCTCATCGGCTCGTGCTCGCTCGATGTGGGAGCAGCCACGGCAGAGTCCGTATCAATTGTATAACAGCTTCTATGGTCAGAACAGTGAGCCCGAGGATGATTTCTACAGTGTGGGCAGCTCATATTATCCGGGACGTGGATATTATGGCAAGAACCTTCAAAGAAGTGGACGCCCCTATCCATTTACAAACACCGATGGTGCTCTTGAACTGGAGGATTTGCTTTCCTCGCCACGAAAACCCCATAAACTGTCATCAATTTCCCGGGTGGATGTGGAGGATTTGAAAGTACGCGTACCGCCGGCTAAGTCTGCTTCGCGTTGGGTAGAGATCGACAAGTGCAAATTCAGTACGGAGAACTCAACACTGGATACGCGGCTAATCTTTCCAGATCTAACATTGAGTGGCAAAGTGGTTATGCAGCCGATGGGCGGACGTTGTCACATGATTCTTCGACTACGGCATGCCGGAATTGAGTTTCGAACAGTGCCACTTGGCTTTGAATCAGGTTCCGGTTCATCGTCCCCTTCGTACGAACAGTCAAGGAGACTGGGAGCTGCTTCAGTGCGAACGGACTCACACTTTGCTGAACCCGGGTTCATATCCGTATTTGCCCACGGCTGCCAGGGACCCAGTGGCATTCGACTGCGACAGAATTCCAAACGGAGATTCGGCACAAGCCCTCAAGTGGAATTGGGTGAACCGAATGTGATTCTCGGCACCGCCGGCACTCAAACTCAACGCTGGGGTAAATATAAGCCCGACTATGATATACGTTTGGGCCAGGAGCACACCACGCAAAGGGATGAGAGTCTCGTGGTGGACAGTGATAGCCATAGTCAGGACTCAAGTGAGTTCTTTGACACGAATGGCGACAATTTTTATCGTCGGCAATTCAGCAGGCGAAAACGTCGCCGGCGACGTTATGCCCCAGCACCGCCTAGAAATGATGAGTTGAGGTTCAGTGAGGATGTTCTCTATTTTGAGGATGAGCAACTGCAGCAACTGGTTGAACCGGATGCCAGAGCCTTTGCAGATATATTCAGCGGTGGTGGCGCAGCAGCTGGTGGTGCTATAAACACTAGTGGCGATCGTGAGGAGTTGGTGGGCGATGCCATGTCCAATGAGCTGGAGAAACTTTTCTCCATGGGCGTACGTGGTCTGTTAACGACTTACATGCAGCGGGCTCTCCAGCCGGCTATTAAGGAGACGCTGATGGAAAATATGGGATATACTCTAAGCTATGGGTGA
- the LOC6650193 gene encoding uncharacterized protein LOC6650193: MSEGESKFGFKDMEKALETLRLLEEHDMQYRKLTVRGLLGRAKRVLTLTKAEEKLKNINDAIGVFEKWLEENGGGASNKNAKTDNEDKVETVPGLGFKDKAAAEATLSILAERDPDYQRLAIKGLIGSSKRVLSGTKNEDKINAIKEAVQVLEEFLEKFETENRIKDNRAYLAYSIVAKLPEPKQELAAEFLTAYGGSKAKGNYKHLRTMYPKDDDSTSWDIVRNRQIAKLLEQIKNENVKLFDAETGAPTELHLELIHWAYSPQQDKVKAYVEKLTKKTAEKRKQDDSSSDSGTDSDNDDDDDEKEAVPKKKKKTEDE, encoded by the exons ATGTCGGAGGGCGAATCGAAATTTGGTTTCAAGGATATGGAAAAGGCATTGGAGACCTTAAGACTCCTCGAGGAGCACGATATGCAATATCGTAAGCTGACAGTGCGGGGTCTACTGGGACGTGCCAAACGAGTGTTGACCT TGACCAAGGCCGAAGAGAAGCTAAAGAATATCAATGATGCCATTGGTGTCTTTGAGAAATGGCTGGAAGAGAATGGCGGCGGAGcgtcaaataaaaatgccaaaacTGACAATGAAGATAAGGTGGAAACAGTGCCCGGCCTGGGTTTTAAGGACAAGGCGGCTGCGGAGGCAACACTAAG cATTTTGGCTGAACGTGATCCAGATTATCAGAGACTGGCCATCAAGGGACTAATTGGCAGTTCCAAGCGTGTGCTGTCTGGTACCAAAAATGAGGACAAGATCAATGCCATCAAGGAGGCCGTTCAGGTGTTGGAGGAGTTTTTGGAAAAATTCGAGACAGAGAATCGTATCAAGGACAATCGCGCCTATTTAGCATATTCTATAGTCGCCAAATTGCCAGAGCCCAAACAGGAACTGGCTGCTGAATTCCTAACCGCATATGGCGGATCCAAAGCCAAGGGCAATTATAAACATTTGCGTACCATGTACCCCAAAGATGATGATTCCACCAGTTGGGATATAGTGCGTAATCGTCAAATTGCCAAATTGTTAGAACAAATCAAAAATGAGAATGTGAAACTATTTGATGCCGAGACAGGAGCACCTACAGAGCTTCATTTGGAACTGATACATTGGGCATATAGTCCACAGCAGGATAAGGTAAAGGCCTATGTGGAGAAACTAACCAAGAAGACGGCAGAGAAGCGTAAACAAGATGACAGTAGTAGTGACTCCGGCACCGACAGTgacaacgatgatgatgatgatgaaaagGAAGCTGtacccaaaaagaaaaagaagacaGAAGATGAATAA